The Alteriqipengyuania halimionae genome contains a region encoding:
- a CDS encoding amidohydrolase family protein yields MTSIRTALASACALAAFTTPLAAQERPIVLEGATILTMSGDPIENGALVIEDGKIVSVGATVDIPAGAERRDMSGMVIMPGIVDTHSHIGGVAGADSSSPMQPETRAMDSINPRDSRLAKARAGGVTTANVMPGSGHLMSGQTFYMKLRDGDTIEDIAYFWDDGSVMGGMKMANGTNPIRSTAGFPGTRAKSAAIVRTRFVAAQEYCEGKREKRDLANEALCEVLDGKRIVHFHTHRADDVMTAMRLRDEFGFRLVLQHGIEAWKVADRIAAADTPVSAILIDSPGGKLEAMDATLEAGGMLERAGVLTALHSDDGIIDSRLLFREAGLAVRGGMSPDGALRALTINGARMLGLENRVGSLEPGKDADFLVLTGDPLSVYTDVRETWVEGEKLFDLTDSEQAIYATGGYGAGEDTLPDEVYDHGGGASQ; encoded by the coding sequence ATGACATCGATCCGAACCGCGCTGGCGAGCGCTTGCGCACTGGCCGCTTTCACGACACCGCTGGCGGCGCAGGAACGCCCGATCGTGCTCGAGGGCGCGACCATCCTGACCATGTCCGGCGACCCGATCGAGAACGGCGCGCTCGTCATCGAGGACGGCAAGATCGTGAGCGTCGGCGCGACCGTCGACATTCCCGCCGGGGCCGAGCGCCGCGACATGAGCGGGATGGTGATCATGCCCGGCATCGTCGACACGCATTCGCATATCGGCGGCGTGGCCGGTGCCGACAGTTCCTCTCCCATGCAGCCCGAAACCCGCGCGATGGATTCGATCAATCCGCGCGATTCGCGCCTGGCAAAGGCGCGGGCAGGGGGCGTCACCACCGCCAATGTCATGCCGGGCTCCGGCCATCTGATGAGCGGGCAGACCTTCTACATGAAGCTGCGCGACGGCGACACGATCGAGGACATCGCCTATTTCTGGGACGATGGCAGCGTGATGGGCGGCATGAAGATGGCGAACGGGACCAATCCCATTCGCTCGACCGCCGGCTTTCCCGGCACCCGCGCCAAGTCTGCCGCGATCGTGCGCACGCGCTTCGTAGCGGCGCAGGAATATTGCGAGGGCAAGCGCGAGAAACGCGACCTTGCCAATGAGGCGCTGTGCGAAGTGCTCGACGGCAAGCGCATCGTCCATTTCCACACCCACCGCGCCGACGACGTGATGACTGCGATGCGGCTGCGCGACGAGTTCGGTTTCCGCCTGGTGCTCCAGCACGGGATCGAAGCGTGGAAGGTCGCCGACCGGATCGCAGCGGCCGATACGCCGGTTTCTGCAATTCTGATCGACTCCCCGGGCGGCAAGCTCGAAGCGATGGACGCCACCCTCGAGGCCGGCGGGATGCTCGAACGGGCGGGCGTGCTGACGGCCCTTCATTCGGACGACGGCATCATCGATTCCCGCCTGCTGTTCCGCGAGGCCGGACTGGCTGTGCGCGGCGGCATGAGCCCCGACGGTGCGCTGCGCGCGCTAACCATCAACGGCGCGCGGATGCTGGGACTGGAAAATCGCGTGGGCAGTCTCGAGCCGGGCAAGGACGCCGATTTCCTCGTCCTCACCGGCGATCCGCTGTCGGTCTATACCGATGTCCGCGAGACCTGGGTGGAAGGCGAAAAACTGTTCGACCTGACCGATTCGGAACAGGCGATCTATGCCACCGGCGGCTATGGCGCGGGTGAGGATACGCTGCCCGACGAAGTCTATGATCACGGCGGAGGAGCCAGCCAATGA